The following are encoded together in the Deltaproteobacteria bacterium genome:
- a CDS encoding LD-carboxypeptidase produces the protein MHKAKKPLPLRKGDVIAIFAPAGPVDSKRLSRGIARLGKAGFVPEVADGLMSKDGYLAGSDSHRTDQALWALSLPEARAAMAARGGYGTTRLLPHIDWKKFARRPRLVVGYSDLTAILSYLSTRLGIPSIHGPMAAADLATRADGPALAAFARLAAGEASPLEPWGLPCERLRGGAVEGILSGGCISVITSLLSTPFEPDFRGALLFLEDVAEPCYRIDRMLTQWIQSGRLRGIAGIVVGKIRPVGGDTGEDLRRVFAYAGRSLSVPVWYGFPAGHEGPNYALPFGVRARIDSRGRLYLLESPVAG, from the coding sequence ATGCATAAAGCGAAAAAGCCTCTCCCGCTCCGGAAAGGGGACGTGATCGCGATATTCGCGCCTGCGGGGCCGGTCGATTCGAAAAGGCTATCCCGGGGGATCGCGCGGCTCGGCAAAGCGGGCTTCGTGCCCGAGGTCGCCGACGGATTGATGAGTAAGGACGGTTATCTCGCCGGGAGCGACTCCCATCGCACGGACCAGGCGCTATGGGCGCTTTCTCTCCCCGAGGCTCGCGCGGCGATGGCTGCCCGAGGCGGGTACGGGACGACTCGGCTGCTTCCGCATATCGACTGGAAAAAATTCGCCCGCCGCCCGCGGCTCGTCGTCGGCTACAGCGATCTCACCGCGATCCTGTCCTATCTCTCCACGCGGCTCGGGATACCCTCCATCCACGGCCCGATGGCCGCGGCGGACCTTGCGACGCGGGCCGACGGCCCGGCCCTTGCGGCTTTCGCCCGGCTCGCGGCGGGAGAGGCGTCTCCGCTTGAGCCGTGGGGATTACCCTGCGAGCGGTTGCGCGGCGGCGCGGTGGAAGGCATTCTCTCCGGCGGCTGCATTTCCGTGATCACGTCGCTTCTTTCCACTCCCTTCGAGCCGGACTTCCGCGGCGCGCTTCTGTTTCTCGAAGACGTGGCGGAGCCCTGTTACCGGATCGACCGGATGCTCACTCAGTGGATCCAGTCGGGGCGCCTTCGCGGGATCGCGGGGATCGTCGTGGGAAAGATCCGGCCGGTCGGCGGCGATACCGGGGAAGATCTGCGCAGGGTCTTCGCCTACGCGGGGCGCAGCCTCTCCGTCCCGGTGTGGTATGGATTCCCCGCGGGGCATGAGGGGCCGAACTATGCGCTTCCGTTCGGGGTGCGGGCGCGGATCGACTCCCGCGGCAGGTTGTACCTTCTCGAATCCCCGGTGGCCGGTTGA
- a CDS encoding beta-lactamase family protein codes for MASSMSGGTDHFRKAKELLAQGVRDKAYTAAVMLAACGEEVMFQAAAGDARHSSVFDIASLTKPLAAGLFFVLDQEGKIGPGDMLSAVLPSISTDRAAAGIRFVDLLAHTSGLPAWEPFYEEILRVEKKEKRRMWGSSEAHDRIVEEILRLPLQAEPGTACVYSDLGFMLLGRAMELVSFQPLEKLLLRQIAEPLEMRDTSYLPLDGYSECETGRLVSTGYSEIRRMEKVGIVDDENASAMGGAAGHAGVFSTAYDLFLFAREILRARRGEGRIFNRSSAVRMTTKVTEPPGCPRTPGWDTPTPFKGSVSQAGRHFPEGSFGHLGYTGCSIWIDPDREATVVLLTNRIFYGKQNDGLKSLRPLLHDTVMEELFP; via the coding sequence ATGGCGTCTTCCATGTCCGGCGGGACGGATCACTTCCGGAAAGCGAAGGAACTTCTCGCTCAAGGCGTGCGCGACAAGGCGTATACCGCGGCCGTCATGCTCGCCGCGTGCGGCGAGGAAGTAATGTTCCAGGCCGCGGCGGGGGACGCGCGTCATTCATCGGTCTTCGACATCGCGTCGCTCACCAAGCCGCTTGCCGCGGGCCTGTTCTTCGTGCTGGACCAGGAAGGGAAGATCGGGCCCGGGGACATGCTGTCCGCCGTGCTCCCATCGATTTCTACGGATCGCGCCGCCGCCGGAATCCGGTTCGTCGATCTGCTTGCGCACACTTCGGGGCTTCCCGCCTGGGAGCCGTTTTACGAGGAGATCCTCCGCGTCGAGAAGAAGGAAAAGAGACGGATGTGGGGATCCTCCGAGGCGCACGACCGGATCGTCGAGGAAATCCTGCGCCTGCCGCTCCAGGCCGAGCCCGGCACCGCCTGCGTCTACAGCGACCTGGGCTTCATGCTCCTGGGGCGCGCAATGGAACTTGTCTCCTTCCAGCCGCTCGAAAAACTTCTCCTGCGGCAGATCGCGGAGCCGCTGGAAATGAGGGATACTTCCTACCTTCCGCTTGACGGCTACAGCGAGTGCGAGACCGGGAGGCTGGTGTCCACCGGATATTCGGAGATACGGCGGATGGAGAAAGTGGGCATCGTAGACGATGAAAACGCGTCGGCGATGGGAGGAGCGGCGGGCCACGCGGGAGTGTTTTCCACGGCGTACGATCTGTTCCTTTTCGCGCGGGAGATCCTCCGGGCGAGGCGAGGGGAGGGAAGAATTTTCAACCGGTCGTCCGCGGTCAGGATGACCACGAAAGTCACGGAGCCCCCCGGCTGTCCGAGGACTCCGGGATGGGACACTCCGACTCCGTTCAAGGGAAGCGTTTCGCAGGCGGGCAGGCATTTCCCCGAAGGATCGTTCGGTCACCTTGGATACACCGGATGCTCCATATGGATCGATCCCGACCGGGAGGCGACCGTGGTTCTTCTCACGAACAGGATATTCTACGGGAAACAAAACGACGGTTTAAAAAGCCTGCGGCCCCTCCTGCATGACACCGTGATGGAGGAACTGTTTCCATGA
- the ccsA gene encoding cytochrome c biogenesis protein CcsA has protein sequence MEDSPRLFGLHLVLFWLSLVAYCTEAGLQLGRVSGRSPFRSALFGGLVLHALFLALRWSLSGHAPMAGLFESLTVFSFCSALSAFLLCRTEGTRAAWRPLSVLVALPQAAAALIDKRLTPLYPALDTPWFATHVGLSFLGYGIFAAGLALAWVYFKEGGDDVYRAGARSALYGFSAFSAGMVCGGIWAYYAWGSYWIWTPKEIWSVVLWLYFAALTHLKYIPATPGRPWWTKRMEMGATAAGYVVMLCTFLGVSLLLRSSHSF, from the coding sequence ATGGAGGATAGCCCGCGCTTGTTCGGCCTGCACCTGGTCCTGTTCTGGCTTTCCCTGGTCGCCTATTGCACGGAAGCGGGGCTTCAGCTGGGAAGGGTGTCCGGCAGGTCTCCCTTCCGTTCGGCTCTTTTCGGCGGGCTCGTCCTTCACGCCCTCTTTCTTGCGCTGCGATGGTCGCTCTCCGGCCATGCGCCGATGGCCGGGCTCTTCGAATCGCTGACCGTCTTCTCCTTCTGCTCGGCGCTTTCCGCGTTTCTCCTGTGCCGGACGGAAGGGACGAGGGCGGCATGGAGGCCGTTGTCGGTTCTCGTGGCACTTCCGCAGGCGGCAGCGGCGCTGATCGACAAGCGGCTCACCCCTCTCTACCCGGCGCTGGACACCCCTTGGTTCGCGACCCACGTGGGACTCTCCTTCCTGGGTTACGGGATCTTCGCGGCGGGGCTCGCTCTGGCATGGGTTTATTTCAAGGAAGGCGGCGACGATGTCTACAGGGCGGGCGCGCGGTCGGCGCTTTACGGCTTCTCCGCATTTTCGGCGGGGATGGTCTGCGGAGGGATCTGGGCGTACTACGCATGGGGATCGTACTGGATCTGGACGCCGAAGGAGATCTGGTCGGTCGTCCTGTGGCTCTATTTCGCCGCCTTGACGCACCTGAAATACATCCCGGCGACCCCCGGCCGTCCGTGGTGGACGAAACGGATGGAGATGGGGGCTACCGCGGCGGGCTACGTGGTGATGCTGTGCACTTTCCTTGGCGTCAGCCTGCTCCTGCGAAGTTCCCATTCCTTCTGA
- a CDS encoding cytochrome c biogenesis protein ResB, whose protein sequence is MKAIWRVLTSHKTCAWTGLAFCLAGAAGSVFMGRYPELFSDMDAQVFAGWFAQKGWIEPVPTLWLYGLLLATAVMAVNAACCTAERLVQIFRGKATLRKILPHVMHIAFLGVVLSHLVSSLYGDRIPGVAVPQREFAPVGSTGLILSLDRFDAVMAPEGYPKDFSAKVTLFRGTTPVARGVVRSNEPLFHEGYGFYIKNFGATPWGAPFAVFDANRDPGAVPMLVSSVLFTVANLIYLIPARREDA, encoded by the coding sequence ATGAAGGCTATCTGGCGGGTCCTGACTTCCCACAAGACGTGCGCATGGACGGGCCTTGCGTTCTGCCTGGCCGGGGCCGCAGGCTCCGTGTTCATGGGGAGGTACCCTGAACTGTTCTCCGACATGGACGCGCAGGTCTTCGCGGGATGGTTCGCGCAGAAAGGATGGATAGAACCGGTCCCCACCCTTTGGTTATACGGTCTCCTTCTCGCCACAGCGGTGATGGCCGTCAACGCCGCCTGTTGCACGGCCGAGCGGCTCGTGCAGATATTCCGCGGGAAGGCGACGCTGCGAAAAATTCTACCTCACGTGATGCACATCGCATTCCTGGGGGTGGTCCTGTCCCACCTGGTCAGCAGCCTGTACGGCGACCGCATTCCGGGCGTGGCCGTTCCCCAGCGGGAATTCGCGCCCGTCGGTTCGACGGGGTTGATCCTTTCGCTCGACCGGTTCGACGCGGTGATGGCGCCCGAGGGCTACCCGAAGGATTTCTCGGCGAAGGTGACGCTTTTCCGTGGCACGACCCCCGTCGCCCGGGGCGTGGTGCGATCGAACGAGCCGCTCTTCCACGAAGGCTACGGATTCTATATAAAGAATTTCGGCGCAACGCCGTGGGGCGCGCCGTTCGCCGTCTTCGACGCGAACAGGGACCCGGGAGCGGTTCCCATGCTGGTATCGTCGGTCCTGTTCACGGTGGCGAACTTAATCTACCTGATTCCCGCAAGGAGAGAAGATGCATAA
- a CDS encoding AbrB/MazE/SpoVT family DNA-binding domain-containing protein, translating into MATVTVSPKYQIVIPRKVREAMGIQPGEKIRVFQYGDRIEFIPVRRMRAMRGFIKGIGTNVERDEDRT; encoded by the coding sequence ATGGCCACCGTCACCGTGTCACCCAAGTACCAGATCGTCATCCCCCGAAAAGTGAGGGAGGCGATGGGCATCCAGCCGGGCGAAAAGATCCGTGTCTTCCAGTACGGTGACCGGATCGAGTTCATTCCGGTGCGGCGGATGCGCGCCATGCGCGGATTTATCAAAGGTATCGGCACGAACGTCGAGCGCGACGAGGATCGGACGTGA
- the mpl gene encoding UDP-N-acetylmuramate:L-alanyl-gamma-D-glutamyl-meso-diaminopimelate ligase, with the protein MKNVHLIAACGVGMASLAGMLKEKGFRVTGSDANVYPPMSTQLEALGISLFSPYAAENIPADADLVIVGNAVSRDNPECLEAVRRGIPSLSMPQALAKFFIEGKESIVVAGTHGKTTTTSIMAWSLYALGEAPSFLIGGVPRNFPVSYRVGTGPRFVVEGDEYDTAYFDKGPKFLHYLPKIVLLTSIEFDHADIYRDLPHLLESFRKLVRLIPRDGLLIACSDYPDVVEVASEASCPVVFYAGNPGVPLNSPGNGWRVHDVTEEGGLTRFRLEGRGAVHEFAWKLPGRHNTANAAAVSIALFHFGYDPARVAEALAGFAGVRRRQEEVGEYGGVLVVDDFAHHPTAVKGTIQAVRARYPWRRITAVFEPRSNTSRRRVFQAEFAASLAEADSVVVAGVFGMDKIPPEERLDPEAVVEAVRTAGREAFYIQEVDGIVDRLSKTSRPGDLILIMSNGGFGGIQGKIAGRLSSR; encoded by the coding sequence ATGAAGAACGTTCATCTCATCGCCGCCTGCGGAGTGGGGATGGCGTCGCTTGCCGGGATGCTGAAGGAGAAAGGGTTCCGGGTTACCGGCTCGGATGCGAACGTCTACCCCCCGATGAGCACGCAGCTGGAGGCGCTGGGGATCTCCCTGTTTTCCCCGTATGCCGCGGAAAACATACCGGCGGACGCCGACCTTGTGATCGTGGGGAATGCGGTGTCCAGGGATAACCCCGAGTGCCTTGAAGCGGTCCGCAGGGGGATCCCAAGCCTGTCGATGCCGCAGGCGCTGGCGAAATTCTTCATCGAGGGGAAGGAGTCGATCGTCGTCGCGGGCACTCACGGCAAGACCACGACCACTTCCATCATGGCCTGGTCGCTGTATGCGCTGGGCGAGGCCCCGTCGTTCCTCATCGGCGGGGTGCCGAGGAATTTCCCGGTCAGCTACCGGGTGGGAACGGGGCCGCGGTTCGTCGTCGAAGGGGACGAGTACGACACGGCGTACTTCGACAAGGGACCGAAGTTCCTCCATTACCTCCCGAAGATCGTCCTGCTTACAAGCATCGAGTTCGACCACGCGGACATCTATCGGGACCTTCCGCACCTGCTGGAATCGTTCCGCAAGCTCGTACGCCTGATCCCGCGGGACGGCCTGCTGATCGCCTGCTCGGATTACCCCGATGTGGTCGAGGTCGCTTCGGAAGCCTCCTGCCCGGTCGTTTTCTACGCGGGAAACCCCGGAGTGCCATTGAATTCGCCCGGCAACGGATGGCGGGTTCATGACGTTACGGAGGAAGGCGGACTAACCCGCTTCCGGCTGGAAGGGAGGGGGGCGGTGCACGAATTCGCATGGAAACTTCCCGGGCGGCACAACACCGCCAACGCCGCGGCGGTGTCGATCGCGCTATTTCATTTCGGATACGATCCTGCGCGGGTGGCGGAAGCTCTCGCGGGATTCGCGGGCGTGCGCAGGCGGCAGGAGGAGGTCGGGGAGTACGGCGGCGTCCTGGTCGTGGACGATTTCGCACACCATCCGACGGCTGTTAAAGGAACGATCCAGGCGGTCCGCGCGAGATACCCCTGGCGGCGCATCACGGCGGTCTTCGAGCCCAGATCGAACACCAGCAGGCGCAGGGTCTTCCAGGCCGAGTTCGCCGCGTCTCTGGCGGAGGCCGATTCGGTCGTCGTCGCGGGAGTTTTCGGCATGGATAAGATCCCGCCGGAGGAGCGTCTGGATCCCGAAGCGGTCGTGGAGGCGGTGCGGACCGCCGGTCGCGAGGCGTTTTATATACAGGAAGTGGACGGGATCGTCGATCGCCTTTCGAAGACGTCGCGGCCGGGGGACCTTATTTTGATCATGTCGAACGGCGGGTTCGGCGGGATCCAGGGGAAAATAGCCGGAAGGCTTTCCTCCCGGTAA